A window of Juglans regia cultivar Chandler chromosome 7, Walnut 2.0, whole genome shotgun sequence contains these coding sequences:
- the LOC109005461 gene encoding putative leucine-rich repeat receptor-like serine/threonine-protein kinase At2g24130, which yields MVDPCDSMGERFLGILCSIPLDNSSSRIIAIDLDDVGYDGYLTPSIGNLTELTILNISKNKIRRTIPETIANLRKLTRLSLADNCLTGTIPTEITLLKNLEYLDISGNRLSGSIPPDISGLRSLTYLSMSNNALTGTIPDLTGLWQLSTLDLSSNQLYGNLPYFPVRLTTLTINRNILTGHISPVKKLKDLSWLDVSYNRLSGIISKDIISLPRLVHLNISNNRFTATEMVSFSGEENPPLQVLDAENNQLHGHLPANLIKIQNLSTINLAHNQFSGPIPQPYGNKLERSWRILYLENNFLSGNLPPQFITRGQRITGSLARNCLVCPIRIPLCQGGQRPISECLRQNHRST from the coding sequence ATGGTGGATCCCTGTGACAGCATGGGCGAACGGTTTCTGGGAATTTTATGCAGTATTCCCCTTGACAATTCTTCTAGCAGGATAATAGCAATTGATCTCGATGACGTTGGATATGACGGGTATCTGACACCATCGATTGGGAACCTTACCGAGCTCACTATTCTCAATATAAGCAAGAACAAGATTCGAAGAACAATACCAGAAACCATAGCCAATCTTAGAAAGCTCACCAGACTTTCACTGGCGGACAATTGCCTCACAGGCACCATTCCTACAGAAATCACCTTGCTCAAGAATCTTGAATATCTAGACATTTCAGGGAACAGACTGTCTGGCTCAATTCCGCCTGATATTTCTGGATTACGAAGCTTGACCTACTTGAGTATGTCAAACAACGCGCTCACGGGCACAATCCCTGACCTCACGGGATTGTGGCAGCTGAGCACTCTAGATCTTAGTTCCAATCAGCTCTATGGGAATTTGCCATATTTTCCTGTGAGATTGACAACACTTACTATAAACCGTAACATACTTACAGGCCACATCTCACCAGTAAAGAAGCTCAAAGACCTTAGTTGGTTAGACGTGAGTTATAACAGGCTCTCAGGCATCATTAGCAAAGACATTATTTCATTACCTAGACTGGTTCACCTCAATATTTCAAACAACCGCTTCACTGCAACAGAGATGGTCAGCTTTTCTGGGGAAGAGAATCCACCACTGCAAGTGCTTGACGCAGAAAATAACCAATTACATGGTCATTTGCCTGCCAACTTGATCAAAATTCAGAATTTATCAACAATTAATCTGGCACATAATCAATTCTCTGGTCCAATACCACAACCATATGGAAACAAGCTAGAGCGATCATGGAGAATCCTGTACCTAGAGAACAACTTTCTGTCAGGAAATCTTCCACCACAGTTCATTACTCGTGGACAAAGGATTACAGGCAGCCTTGCAAGAAACTGTCTTGTGTGTCCAATACGGATACCGTTATGCCAAGGAGGGCAACGACCAATTTCAGAATGCCTTAGGCAGAATCATAGAAGCACATAA